The Wansuia hejianensis genomic interval AAAACCAGCAGGTTGATATCCCTGCCGCTGGCCAGCACATGGTCCAGACCGCCATAGCCGATATCATAAGCCCATCCGTCCCCGCCGAAGGCCCAAACGCTCTTCTTCGTGAGGAATTCTTTATTATTCCGAATAAAGTCCGCTTCTTCATTATCAACGCCTTCAATAGCCGCCAGAAGAGCGTCACTGACTTCACGCGTTACCTCCGGGTCTTTGCCCTTTTCCAGATAAGCAGCACATGCTTCTTCTGCAATTCCGCTTGCTTTCAGCTTTTCAACCTTATCAACCAGCTGTCTCTTGATGGTGTCCTGTCCCAGCAGATATCCATACGCATACTCTGCGTTATCCTCAAAGAGTGACATGGCCCAGCTGGGTCCGTATCCTCTCTTATCAGTACAATAGGGAGATGCCGGCGTAGAGCCGCCATACGCGGAAGAGCAGCCTGACGCATTGGTTATGTACATTCTTTCACCAAAGAGCTGCGTAACCAGCTTGATGTAAGGTGTTTCACCACAGCCTGCACATGCGCCGGAGAACTCGAAGTACGGCTTCGCAAACTGTATGCTCTTGACATTTTTATTGCTGATGGCGTCCTTCTTGATCTCGACTTCATCCACTCCATAATTCCAGTTGGCAGATTCTTTTACCTGGCTCTCCAAAGGCTTCATAGTCAGTGCTTTTTCCTTCGCAGGGCATACGTTCACGCAGCTTCCGCACCCGGTACAGTCATAGGGCGATACCTGCATGCGGTATTCGTATTTTTCAAGGCCCTTTCCTTTGGTTGGAACCGTTGCGAACCCGGCGGGTGCCGCTTCTTTTTCAGCCTCCGTAACCAGGATGGGACGGATGGCTGCATGTGGGCAGACCAGAGCACACTGGTTACACTGGATACATTTTGCCGAATCCCATTCCGGAACATCCACAGCCGCGCCGCGCTTCTCATATTTGGTGGTACCTGCCGGCCAGGTTCCGTCTTCCAGGCCATATTTCGTCATCTGGCTGACCTTCAGGACATCACCCTTCTGACGGTTCATCACATCAACCACTTCACTGATGAATTCCGGCACTTTGCGTTCTGACGGCTCATCTTCAGCCGTTGCCCAGCTCTCCGGGATCTGGATCTCTTTCAGCTCGTTGATGCCATAATCAATGGCATTGTTATTCATGTCTACAACTTCCTGGCCCTTTTTCTTAAAGTAGGACTTGTAGTTAGCGTCTTTCATCTCCTGAACAGCTTGTTCCAGCGGAATTACCTCCGCCAGTTTGAAGAAGGAAGCCTGCAGTATGGTGTTGGTCCTGTTCCGCAGCCCGATTTCTCTGGCAATACGGATGGCATCGATGGTATACAGCCTCGCATGTTTGGCCGCCAACGCCCGTTTCATGGATGCGGGCAGATGGGTTTCCAGCTCTTCCTCGTTCCAGCTGCAGTTCAGCAGGAAAATACCGCCGTCTTTCAGGTTCTCTACCATATCATATTTGTTCACATAGGACGGATTGGAGCATTGCACAAAATCCGCCGCCTGAATCAGATAGGGCGCATGGATCGGGTCTTTCCCGAACCTCAGATGAGACTGTGTCAATCCGCCTGATTTCTTGGAATCATATACAAAATATGCCTGGCAGTACAGATCTGTGGCATGGCCGATGATCTTGATGGAGTTCTTGTTGGCTCCCACCGTACCGTCTGAGCCCAGCCCCCAGAATTCTGCATTAGTTACGCCATCCGGCGTGGTATTGATTTCCTCTCCCACAGGCAGGGAAGTAAAGGTCACATCATCCTCAATGCCAATGGTAAAATCATTCTTCGGCTCATCTGCCTTCAGGTTCTCGAATACACTCACCAGCTGTGCGGGTGTGGTATCTTTGGAACTCAGGCCATAGCGTCCGCCTACGATCTTCATGGAATATTCTTTTTCTTTATATAACGCGCAGATATCCTGATACAGAGGCTCTCCCATGGCGCCTGGCTCTTTTGTGCGGTCCAGCACTGCAATTTTCTTCACAGTCTCCGGAAGCACCTTCAGGAAGTATTCTGCAGGGAAGGGACGGTACAGATGTACATTCAGCATTCCGACCTTCTCGCCTTTTGCCACCAGATAATCAACGGTCTCCTGTGCAGTCTCGGCCGCCGATCCCATAAGTACGATCACACGCTCTGCATCCGGCGCTCCGTAATAGTTCACCAGATGATAGTCCCGGCCGGTCAGTTTGTTGATCTCTTCCATATAATGCTCTACGGAATCCGGAATTTCATTGTATCTCACATTCATGGCCTCACGGCACTGGAAGAAGATATCCGGATTCACGGTGGTTCCTCTGGTGGCCGGATGCTCTGGATTCAGTGAATGGGCACGGAAGGCACGGATGGCATCCATATCTACCAGCGGTCTCAGATCTTCATAATCTAACGCATCAATTTTCTGGATCTCGTGCGATGTACGGAACCCGTCGAAGAAATGCAGAATCGGCATTCTCGCATGAATGGCTGCCAGATGTGCTACTGCTCCCAGATCCATAACCTCCTGAGGAGAAGCAGATGCCAGCATGCCGAAGCCTGTGCTTCTGACTCCCATGACATCCGAGTGATCCCCGAAAATGGAAAGGGCATGTGCCGACAATGTCCTGGCTGATACATGAAAAACGCCCGGAAGCATTTCACCTGCAATCTTATACATGTTCGGAATCATAAGAAGCAATCCCTGAGAAGCCGTATAGGTGGTGGTCAATGCGCCGGACTGCAGCGCTCCGTGAACCGTACCTGCGGCACCGCCTTCTGACTGCATCTCTACTACTTCTACCGGCTGTCCAAACAAGTTCTTCTTGCCATTCGCCGCCCACTCATCCACATACTCAGCCATAGGGGAGGAAGGTGTGATCGGGAATATACCGGCAACCTCTGTAAATGCATACGAGGTATATGCAGCTGCTTCATTTCCGTCCATAATTGCTTTTTTACTGGACATTTCTATGTACCTCCTTATTTTCTAATCCTTTCAAATCCGATATTCCGTCATTTTATTGCATACCGTGCCAATAATTGCATGCAATATTTGTTGTTACATTTAATATAAATTTTTTCATACAAAATGTCAATGAACAATACATAAGAAATTTTCTCACGTATTTTGTGAATATTGTCCTAAAAAGTATTTGCAATATGTTATTTTGGGGGTTATAATAGTAAAAGTCGTAAGGGGCATTATTGATGATCATAGGAAGCAGACGGTATTGAGTGAATGCCAGGCATCCACATTTTCTTCTCTGGGCAATGCTAAGAATGAATAGGGATATACAATTCTGTAAATATAATCATTAAACAAACGTTACTATTTTTCACCCACTTTTTAAAAAGGAGTATGATCCATGCGTTCTCAAAGCAGCATTGCATACGAACAACTTAAAGAACAGATATTTCATATGGATTTACTGCCGGGCGAGAAAATATCTGAGCTACAAATTTCTTCTCAGTTAAATATCAGCCGCACGCCCGTACATGACGCAGTCAGGCGGCTAGCCGCAGAAGGCCTGGTGACGATCCAGTCCAAACGCAGCGCTGTTGTCGCAAAATTTACCGACAAAGAGATCAAGGATATCGGTTCCATCCGTCTCGTACAGGACATCCTTTCGGCAGAGCTGGCATCCTATTATGGCAGCGCGGCAGATTTTGAACAGCTTGAACATCTGGCCACTGTCTGTGAGGAAGCCGCTGAACAGGGCAATATCTATAAACGGATACACGCAGACGGAGATTTTCACTTGAAGATAGCTGAGATTTCAGGGAACACGAATTTATATCAGCACCAGTACTCAGTCTATCAGCAGATTCATTTGATTCAGATTTCCAAGTACACCAGCATCGAAGACAGTTTGCTGCAGATCCATCACCATCTGCCCATCATCGAGGCTCTCCGCAACGGCGAAATTGCCAAGCTGCGAAAACTGATTTGTATGCACATTCAAGACTTTTTTCAGATAGACCCATACCTTTTAAAGTGCTACGGAACAGATGAATAATCAGAAATTCTTAGGATAGAGGATCGTATATGCAAAGTAATAATCCAAAAATACTTTCCCAAGAGAGTTCCGCACCTCCCAAGTTAACCCGGCGCAAACAACAAGCGTTACTTACCAAAGACAAGATCTTCCAGGCCGCTATGGAGGTCATCAACAGAAAGGGATTCAGCAACACCACTATAGAAGATATCACCTCCCAGGCCGGTGTGGCCAGCGGCAGTTTTTATACATACTTCAAGTCAAAGGAGGCTATCGTATTAGAAACGTTCAAGCATTTAGACGAAATCTATGAATGGGCCTATCAGCAGATAGGAAATGATACATTTTTATCTACAATCACCAGATTCATCCGTCTCTCCTGTTCTGAGTATGAAAAACGGGGAAAGGGAATCATCAGGGCGATTATTTCCAACTACTTTTCGTTCCCTGAGTTCGACTTTTTTCAGCCGGACCGCTCACTGATCCGCTGCCTCCAAAGCATTGTTGAAAAAGGGATTTCCGACGGCGAGGTCAACAGCGCTCTCACCGCCGGCGAATATGTGACACAGCTGCTCTCCGCCATGACGGGCGTGGAGGTTCTGTGGTGCTTTGACAAGACCGGGCAAAGGCTGGCCGATATGATGGCCGCATCCATTCGCTCCATGGCGCTCGGCATGCTGGCAAAATAAATATAATTTCATAGGATGTCTCAGAAGTCCATAGCCTTCGGCGTTACAGGATTTTTGAGACATCCTTTTTTACGCTGCGTGGATCAAAATATATTGAATGTGATCTTCAATTAGTTTTGATTTATTTATGGCTCAAGCGGTATTACAATGACCGTATGAAAAAATCTACAATGTATACCCGCCGGGCGCTCCGTAACACACGCTCCCGGCGGGTCGGGGGAGCAGCTTACGCTGCCCTACAATGAATGAGGAGGTTCGCGCAGATGACAATTATTCCTGAAAAAATGAAAGGTGTATACCTCACCGGTTACGGAGGCTATGACAAGCTGGAATACCGGGAGGATATTCCGGTTCCAAAGCCAAAGCCCGGCGAGGTGCTGGTGAAGATCAGCGCAGCGGCGGTGAATAACACAGACATCAACACCCGTATCGGATGGTACTCTAAAAATGTCAGGACCGCCACTGACGCCGGCGGCGCCGGCGGATTTCAGGCAGATGTGAAAGAAGACGGCTCCTGGCTCGGCCAGCCGCTGAGCTTTCCGCGAATCCAGGGGGCGGACAGCTGCGGCAGGATCGTGGCAGTGGGAGCAGGCGTAGATGAAAGCCGGATCGGGGAAAGGGTAATCATCCGCAACGTACAAGAAATGCCAACAAGCGGCCGCGGCCTTGAATGCTTTACTCATGGCTCTGAATGTGACGGAACGTTCTGCGAGTATACAACCGCCTGTTCTGAAGAGGTATTTAGTCTCAACAGTGATCTGTCCGATGAAGAACTGGCCGTGCTGCCCTGTGCCTATGCGACAGCTAATAATCTGATCTGCCGGGCAGGCGTAAATAAGAATGACCGTGTTCTTGTAACGGGAGCCTCCGGCGGCGTAGGTTCCGCACTGGTACAGCTCGTGAAGGCCAGGGACGCACTGGTAATCGGCGTGTGCGACCACGGCAAGGAAGATCTCCTGAAGCGCTGCGGCGCCGACGAGATCATATTCCGGGACGAGGATTACATAGAACGGCTCGGAGAGATGTCTGTCGACGTGGTGCTTGATATGGTTGCAGGCAGTTCCTGGCCGCAGCTTTTGAAGATCCTGAAGAAGGGCGGAAAGCTTGGGATGTGCGGGGCTATCGCAGGACCAATTGTTGATTTCGATGTCAGAGATATGTATTTAAAGGATTTGAGCTTCTTTGGAACGACTTATCAGACAAGAGATTCCATGCTCCAGCTGATCGATTTCGCGGAACAGGGCAAGATCCATCCGATCATTGCCAGAGTTTTTCCACTGAAGGACATCGTGGAGGCTCAGAAAGCTTTTCTTTCTAAAAAACACGTGGGAAAGATTGTGCTAAAAATAAGCGAAGGCTAACATCTGCCGGAAAGCGAGGAAATGATATGGGATTTAAAAGAAGTTTCGATGTCGTCCAGGCACACTGCGGCGAGCCCATGCATGTGATCACGGGCGGGGTACCTACCATCCCCGGCGACACCGTCTACGAGCAAATGAAATGGATGCGGGAAAATGACGACCAGGTGCGCAATCTGGTGTTAAAAGAGCCCAGGGGCTATCCGCCGGTAAACTGCAATCTGATAGTCCCCGCAAAAGATCCACGGGCGGCAGCCGGATATATCATCATGGAGCAGAATGAATACTGTGTCATGAGCGGCGGTAATACCATAGCAGTTGCCACCGTTCTTCTCGAAACAGGTATGATCCCCATGAAAGAGCCCGTCACTGAGTTTTACCTGGAGGCAGCTGCAGGATTGATCAAGATCAAAGCAGATTGCCATAACGGCAAGGTCACTCAGGTTACATTTACGAATGTTCCGGCATTTCCAGTATATCTGGACGCGGAGATAGACGTGCCGACGCTGGGCAAAATCAAGGTCGATATTGCCTGGGGAGGGATGTTCTATTGCCTCATTGACTCCCGCCAGTTCCCATGGCTGAAGCTGGTTCCGTCTCAGGGGAAGGAAATCGCAAGAATCAGTGCCCTCTGCTATCAGGCGGCGCGAGAACAGCTCCCGGTGCATCACCCGGACTATCCGGGCATCGGTATCACCGGTTCCGAAATCCACGGCCCCACCGAGAACCCGAATGCAGACTGGCAGAGCGTCGACACTGTATATACCGGCGAGGTCGATCTGAACAGGCCGGAGACATGGACAGGGGCTTTAGACCGCTGTGCATGCGGAACTGGCACCTGCGCGCTGATGTCTGTCAAATACGCCAGAGGGGAACTGAAATTAAATGAGCCCTTCAGGCGCGAAGGGCTGATCGGCATCATATTTACCGGGCATGCGCTGGAGGAGGTTGACATACACGGTTATAAGGGAATCAAACCCACAATCGGAGGCGAGGCCTGGATCAGCGCCTACTGTAAATACGTATTGGACGAAACAGACCCATTCCCCAACGGATTCACAGTGGGAGACATCTGGTAACCCGACTCCGCCACCCCTCTTTTCACAATCGAAAACATCGCATCGCAAAACGATTCGTCCAGCGTATCGCTGCAGGTGAATCCCACCTTCAGGGTAAGGGGGCTGGACAACAAAGAGTCCGGCAGGATATCCATATCCGCTGTAATCGAAGAAGCTGGAAGAAGCGACACGGCAAGTCCGCTTCTGACAGCTTCTTCGATGTTCTCAGACATGGTGCTGGTAAAAACGATCTCATAATCTATGGAACTGTGCTTGAGAGAATAAAGGGTATAAGTGTTCACAATACAGTCATCTGCAAAAAGTGCTACAGGCAGTGCAGTCTTCTGCGGGATCGTATATTCCTTTGCGCTCACCCAATATAACGGCTCTTCCCAAAGAATCCGATCATCCCGAAACTGGGGTTCCATCGCCACAATCGCCGCTGAAACTGTTCCCTTCTCCATAGAATGGCGGATCGCCCGGCTCCTCGAACATATCGTGCTAAAATGATAGGACGGAAAGCTATTCTTCAGTTCAGGATATATATGCTTCAGGAACATCTTCGCATAGTCCGTGGGGACTCCAAAGACAATGTTCCCCGTCCAGTCCTCATTTCTTAAGGAACTAAATACCGCTCCGTTGAGTTCCAGTATATCCTTTGCATACTTAAAAAGCGTTTCTCCATCTTTGGTTAAAAGGAGGGAGTTTTTGCTCCGGATAAAAAGCTCTGTATCAAACTGCTCTTCCAGCTTTTTAATCTGAGTGCTGACAGCTGAAGGCGTACGGAAAATCAATTCCGAAGTAATATTCAGCTTACCGGTCTCGGCTGCAGTAACAAATGTGTTCAAATATTCAAGGCTCACGTATTTGTTCATAATGCCCCTCCTCTATAAAAAGATTTGTGGCGGGCTAGTGGATACCTGGACGAAAAGCAGCGGGAGACCTGCAGCGGTTCCGACCTGGCGGGAGGCGGGGCGGAACAGGGGCTGCCTCCCGCCAGACTTTCGTCCGGGTATCCAACCAGTCGCCGGCCGATCTACAGCTTACATAGCGTCAATCTGGTTCAGGCGCTCCACATCCATACCGGATTTTGCAAAGATTGCTTTCACCTTTGCCCGGTCCTCTTGTCCAATGCCCGGACGGTGGTCTTCATATTTCTTTAACAGCTTTTCAATTGCCTTGTCGATGCTGGCCTTGAGGTAATGTTCATCCTTGGCATTCCTGGAACCAATAACGGGGCTGTACAGCAGGCTGAAATTCTCCATGGTCGAATCTGAGGTTACATACGTTCCCGTATGGCCCACTTCCGTGATCTCATCCAGATCCAGGGTTTCCTCATTGATCTCAATCGGAGCCAGGGCTGCTTTTACCTCGCGGATAATCTCATAATCAATGACCATCTTTTCAAAACAGGTTGCATTAACGCTGTCCATAACGCCGCCTGCTTCCATGACGAAGTTGATGCCATGATGGAAGGATGAGAATAATGTCAGCATAGATTCATACCCGGCCTGTACATTGATACGGGGAGCGTCTGTCTGGCAGCCGCCGCCTCTGGAGGGCAGTCCGTAGAACTTAGCCATATTGGTAGAAAATCCCTGCATGACAGTGCCTTCCGGAGAAGCGCACGCAAAAGTGATGCCGCCGCGCATATCCGCCGCCGTGGACTGAATGCCGAATACCACAGGAGTTCCGGGACGGATCATCTGTGCCAGGCAGATGCCCGCCAGGTCTTCTGCCGTATTGCTGGCCAGGCTGCCCGCATAAAAGACAGGGCTGGTGGCTCCCAGCATGGAAGCAGGGCAGAGGATTACAGGCTGTCCATAGTCGACCAGCTGCATTAAGCAATCCAGCATACGTTCATCCAGCGTCAGCGGAGAAACTGTGTTGATTAATGCAATCATTCTCGGCTTCTCAATCAGAGCCTCTTTTCCTCCGAATATCTCACTGCTGGCTTCCAGGATCAGAGATACCTCCTCCTTGTATCCTGTGGGGAACAGCATGGCCTTTTCCGAATGGGTCAGCATGGCATAGAACATGCTCAGCGCCGCGCTCTCTTCCGGGATGTCTGAAGGCTGTACCAGGATTCCTCCATTAACATCATATACTTCCTCTTCTTCCACCATTTTCAGGCACTGAATATAATCTGCCATGGTGCCCGGGCGTCGGTTCCCCTCCCAATCATCAATAAATGCGCAGCCATAGGTAGGAACGGGATTTACATGTTCTCCGCCCACAGTCACATTATGTTTAGGGTCCCTCGCATAAATTGTAAAAGATTCCGGCGCCTTTTTCACCCAATGCCATACTTGTTCTTCTGTAAAATATGCGACATTATCCTCTACACGGATTCCGTTTGCCTTCAGGATCTCCACAGCCTTCTTATTAACGATAGCTACGCCTGTGGTTTCCATAATTTTCATCGCTGCCTCATGGATCAGCTGCTCTCTCGATTTTGTTTCTCCCATAATTATCCCTTCTGCCAGACATGGGGAGAACACATTCTCCCGTTTCTGGCCTCTCTTTTTTACTATGAAAGTCCCGGGCGGCAGCCGTGAGTCTCCGCACGCGAACATGCGGTGACCCACGGATACCGGACGGGCAGGCCGGTATAAGCAAACAGCCCGTCAGGGCAGATTGCGAATACTGGCGGCAGCTGTGAGAGCACCAAAGGTGCGGACAGCTGACTTTCATGATTGATGGCTGTCAAAATTGCCGGTTAACGGTTCCTCACTCCCAGTTTCAGTTCCTCTCTCAGATAGCGGATGCTTTCCTCACAGGCAGCCATCTCTCGTTTTCTGGCCTCTTCGATGGGCTCGTCCAT includes:
- the nifJ gene encoding pyruvate:ferredoxin (flavodoxin) oxidoreductase — its product is MSSKKAIMDGNEAAAYTSYAFTEVAGIFPITPSSPMAEYVDEWAANGKKNLFGQPVEVVEMQSEGGAAGTVHGALQSGALTTTYTASQGLLLMIPNMYKIAGEMLPGVFHVSARTLSAHALSIFGDHSDVMGVRSTGFGMLASASPQEVMDLGAVAHLAAIHARMPILHFFDGFRTSHEIQKIDALDYEDLRPLVDMDAIRAFRAHSLNPEHPATRGTTVNPDIFFQCREAMNVRYNEIPDSVEHYMEEINKLTGRDYHLVNYYGAPDAERVIVLMGSAAETAQETVDYLVAKGEKVGMLNVHLYRPFPAEYFLKVLPETVKKIAVLDRTKEPGAMGEPLYQDICALYKEKEYSMKIVGGRYGLSSKDTTPAQLVSVFENLKADEPKNDFTIGIEDDVTFTSLPVGEEINTTPDGVTNAEFWGLGSDGTVGANKNSIKIIGHATDLYCQAYFVYDSKKSGGLTQSHLRFGKDPIHAPYLIQAADFVQCSNPSYVNKYDMVENLKDGGIFLLNCSWNEEELETHLPASMKRALAAKHARLYTIDAIRIAREIGLRNRTNTILQASFFKLAEVIPLEQAVQEMKDANYKSYFKKKGQEVVDMNNNAIDYGINELKEIQIPESWATAEDEPSERKVPEFISEVVDVMNRQKGDVLKVSQMTKYGLEDGTWPAGTTKYEKRGAAVDVPEWDSAKCIQCNQCALVCPHAAIRPILVTEAEKEAAPAGFATVPTKGKGLEKYEYRMQVSPYDCTGCGSCVNVCPAKEKALTMKPLESQVKESANWNYGVDEVEIKKDAISNKNVKSIQFAKPYFEFSGACAGCGETPYIKLVTQLFGERMYITNASGCSSAYGGSTPASPYCTDKRGYGPSWAMSLFEDNAEYAYGYLLGQDTIKRQLVDKVEKLKASGIAEEACAAYLEKGKDPEVTREVSDALLAAIEGVDNEEADFIRNNKEFLTKKSVWAFGGDGWAYDIGYGGLDHVLASGRDINLLVLDTEVYSNTGGQASKSTAASAIAKFAAGGKETKKKDLGMMAMSYGYVYVAQVALGSDPAQTLKALREAEAYDGPSLVICYCPCIEHHMKAAMGMSITEEKNAVEAGYWHLYRYNPDLKKEGKNPFQMDSKEPKGSFRDFLMGENRYASLRNVFPEKAEALYAKAEADAKERYQSYMKLAQQ
- a CDS encoding trimethylamine methyltransferase family protein, which gives rise to MGETKSREQLIHEAAMKIMETTGVAIVNKKAVEILKANGIRVEDNVAYFTEEQVWHWVKKAPESFTIYARDPKHNVTVGGEHVNPVPTYGCAFIDDWEGNRRPGTMADYIQCLKMVEEEEVYDVNGGILVQPSDIPEESAALSMFYAMLTHSEKAMLFPTGYKEEVSLILEASSEIFGGKEALIEKPRMIALINTVSPLTLDERMLDCLMQLVDYGQPVILCPASMLGATSPVFYAGSLASNTAEDLAGICLAQMIRPGTPVVFGIQSTAADMRGGITFACASPEGTVMQGFSTNMAKFYGLPSRGGGCQTDAPRINVQAGYESMLTLFSSFHHGINFVMEAGGVMDSVNATCFEKMVIDYEIIREVKAALAPIEINEETLDLDEITEVGHTGTYVTSDSTMENFSLLYSPVIGSRNAKDEHYLKASIDKAIEKLLKKYEDHRPGIGQEDRAKVKAIFAKSGMDVERLNQIDAM
- a CDS encoding proline racemase family protein, giving the protein MGFKRSFDVVQAHCGEPMHVITGGVPTIPGDTVYEQMKWMRENDDQVRNLVLKEPRGYPPVNCNLIVPAKDPRAAAGYIIMEQNEYCVMSGGNTIAVATVLLETGMIPMKEPVTEFYLEAAAGLIKIKADCHNGKVTQVTFTNVPAFPVYLDAEIDVPTLGKIKVDIAWGGMFYCLIDSRQFPWLKLVPSQGKEIARISALCYQAAREQLPVHHPDYPGIGITGSEIHGPTENPNADWQSVDTVYTGEVDLNRPETWTGALDRCACGTGTCALMSVKYARGELKLNEPFRREGLIGIIFTGHALEEVDIHGYKGIKPTIGGEAWISAYCKYVLDETDPFPNGFTVGDIW
- a CDS encoding alcohol dehydrogenase family protein; protein product: MTIIPEKMKGVYLTGYGGYDKLEYREDIPVPKPKPGEVLVKISAAAVNNTDINTRIGWYSKNVRTATDAGGAGGFQADVKEDGSWLGQPLSFPRIQGADSCGRIVAVGAGVDESRIGERVIIRNVQEMPTSGRGLECFTHGSECDGTFCEYTTACSEEVFSLNSDLSDEELAVLPCAYATANNLICRAGVNKNDRVLVTGASGGVGSALVQLVKARDALVIGVCDHGKEDLLKRCGADEIIFRDEDYIERLGEMSVDVVLDMVAGSSWPQLLKILKKGGKLGMCGAIAGPIVDFDVRDMYLKDLSFFGTTYQTRDSMLQLIDFAEQGKIHPIIARVFPLKDIVEAQKAFLSKKHVGKIVLKISEG
- a CDS encoding GntR family transcriptional regulator — its product is MRSQSSIAYEQLKEQIFHMDLLPGEKISELQISSQLNISRTPVHDAVRRLAAEGLVTIQSKRSAVVAKFTDKEIKDIGSIRLVQDILSAELASYYGSAADFEQLEHLATVCEEAAEQGNIYKRIHADGDFHLKIAEISGNTNLYQHQYSVYQQIHLIQISKYTSIEDSLLQIHHHLPIIEALRNGEIAKLRKLICMHIQDFFQIDPYLLKCYGTDE
- a CDS encoding TetR/AcrR family transcriptional regulator is translated as MEVINRKGFSNTTIEDITSQAGVASGSFYTYFKSKEAIVLETFKHLDEIYEWAYQQIGNDTFLSTITRFIRLSCSEYEKRGKGIIRAIISNYFSFPEFDFFQPDRSLIRCLQSIVEKGISDGEVNSALTAGEYVTQLLSAMTGVEVLWCFDKTGQRLADMMAASIRSMALGMLAK
- a CDS encoding LysR family transcriptional regulator: MNKYVSLEYLNTFVTAAETGKLNITSELIFRTPSAVSTQIKKLEEQFDTELFIRSKNSLLLTKDGETLFKYAKDILELNGAVFSSLRNEDWTGNIVFGVPTDYAKMFLKHIYPELKNSFPSYHFSTICSRSRAIRHSMEKGTVSAAIVAMEPQFRDDRILWEEPLYWVSAKEYTIPQKTALPVALFADDCIVNTYTLYSLKHSSIDYEIVFTSTMSENIEEAVRSGLAVSLLPASSITADMDILPDSLLSSPLTLKVGFTCSDTLDESFCDAMFSIVKRGVAESGYQMSPTVNPLGNGSVSSNTYLQ